AAGTGCCGATACCACCGTTGTACAGCACGGTGACGGGCGCGGCCAGAATGGCGCGGATTAACGCTTCCGGGTTTAATTTGCTGTCGCTGATGCCCAGCGCTTGCTGGATTTCTGGCGAGATCGGGATATTGCGCTCGGTGCGTGCCCAGATACCGCCGCCTTGCGACAAGAGCGTTTGGTCGTAATCGGCCCACGATGAGCGTGGCAGCGCAAACAGCCGTTCACGCTCGGCATAGGCGCGGCTGGTTTCGGGGTTCGGGTCGATAAAAATATGACGATGATCGAACGCGGCAATCAGCCGAAGGTGCGGCATCAGCAGCATGCCGTTGCCGAAAACGTCGCCGCTCATATCGCCAATGCCCACCGCGGTGAACGCATCGCGGGTCCAGTCGATGCCGATTTCGGTGAAGCGGACTTTTGCGGTTTCCCACGCGCCTTTGGCGGTGATGCCCAGCTTTTTGTGGTCGTAACCATTGGAGCCGCCCGAGGCAAACGCGTCGCCCAACCAGAAGCCGCGCTCAATCGAGATGGCGTTGGCGGTATCGGAGAAACTGGCGGTGCCTTTATCGGCTGCGACCACCAGATACGGGTCGGCGGCATCGTGGCGTACCATATGTGGCGGATGGTTGATCTGGCCACCGATATTGTTGTCGGTCAGGTCCAGCAGAGCGTTAATGAATGATCTGTAGCAAGTGATGCCTTCCTCGGCGATAGTCTCGCGACTGGCATCAAACGGCAGTAATTTGCAGACAAAACCGCCCTTGGCGCCGGTGGGTACAATCACCGCGTTTTTGACCAATTGGGCTTTGACCAGCCCAAGTACTTCAGTGCGGTAATCTTCGCGCCGGTCCGACCAGCGCAAACCGCCACGCGACACTGGGCCACCGCGCAAATGCACGCCTTCAAAGCGCTCGGAAAACACAAAAATCTCGCGGAACGGGCGCGGTTTGGGCAGGAAATCCAGCGACTGCGCATCGAGCTTGAATGCCAGATACGACGGCAGTGGATCGTGTGTGCTGTGCTGAAAGTAGTTGCTGCGCAGCGTGGCAGCGACCAATTGGCGCAGCTTTTCCAGCAGGTCTGCAGCATCGGCATCCTGCAGGGCGGTAATCACGCGCTCCAGTTGCTTGCCGGTGGTTTCTTGCAGTTCGTCACGTGCCAGCAACGGGTCGAGCCGGGCATGGTGATACGCCAACCATGCGCGCACCGCAAAGGGTTGCCGGCGCAGACAATCGGCCATATAGCGCAAGCTCATGTGCCAGCCAGCCTGGCGCAGATAACTGGCATAAGCGCGGATCAGCATGATCTCGTGCGCGTTCAGCCCGGCCACCACGGCCAACCCGTTCAAACGGCCATCTTCAGCTTCTGCAGTAAACAGGCGGCGCAGGAAATCGGCCAGCTTTTCGGATTGGTTGAGCGCGCCCAGCTGGGCGGAGGAGGCTTCATCCAGCCACAGCATGGAGCGATGCGTGAACTTGCCGGCGCGCTCTTGTTGTTCTTCGCGCTCCACGCTCAGACCCATGTTGTGCAGGGCTGGCAGCAGAGCGGATAAAGCGGGGATAGAGGGATGTTGTTCTATCGCAATGCCTTGTTCGGCATCACGTTGCACCAGAGTGACTTTGAGCGAGTGGGTAGACTGCAAGACGCTGGAATTCATGGTTTGTGACCAGTGACAGAGGTGAAGACATTGTCATGGACGCAATGGGGGTGTGCTTGCTGGAAAGCGACAGGTTGTTTGTGTCAAAACGTCATTTTTGAGCGGAAATGAGAGGGTGTAGGGGATAGTCGCAAGGGGATGTTGCGTTTTTGGGGAGGGGCGGTGATGGGGCGGTAGGGCGGGTGAAACCCGTTCGGTCGTAGGCCGGATGGAACGAAGTGGGAATCCGGGGCGCGATATCGGCAAATACAAATCCCGGGGCTTGTTGATGCATTGCCACCCCGGAGTCTCGCTTCGCTTTATCCAGGCTACGAAACTAGCCAGCAGACGGTGTGCTCTACCTCCCCTGTAAGGCGCCAAGCGAAGCACGATTGAGCCGGGGTTTCGGGTGACGCCTGTCCGACGCCCGCTTGCGGGCTAGTTCGTCGACCCGCCGGGGCAATTGGGCGGGAGAGCGGGTATCCAGCCGCAGGCTGGGCGCCGGTTCGGGGCCGCCTTCTTTTTGGTTATTTATCCCGGTTTACCGGGACACTTTCTTGGCGAAGCAAGAAAAAGTAACGTGCCCCCGGTCACCACCGGGTATCAACACATCCCGTGCCGTAGGCACTCAAGCTTTTGTAGGTGAAGCAACAGTCCAGTAGCCCGGATGAAGCATTAGCGAGAATCCGGGGTGGCGATGTATCAACGACTCAACTGCTCCGAAGATTGCTTGCGCGAATCCGGGGGACGATCTCAATCAACCGCCTTCCTCCTTCAATCGCTTCACATGCTTGTAAACCGTCGCCCGCCCCATCCCCAGTACATTTGCCACATAATCCGCCGCGCTTTTGCGCTGAAACGCCCCTTCGGCATACAGCGCTTCCACCAGTTGCTGTTTGTGATCGCGGCTCAATGTATTCAGCGCCAATTGCCGCTCCGCCAGCCAGCGGTGCAGAAAACTGTTGATCCGCTCTTGCCAGTCGTCTTTGAACAGTTCCGCAGGTTGCGCGATGATCCCTGCGCCTTTGATGAACAAATCCAGCGCGCCGCGCATGTCGTCAAAAACCGCGATATTGAAATTGATGCACATCATGCCGATAGCGACGTGCTGGTCGTCGAAAAGAACTGTGCTGACCGAGCGCATGCGTCGACCGTCCCAGTTCAGCTTTTCATATGGGCCAACCACCTGTTGCTGGCTGGCGTGTTCGATTTCTTCCAGTGCCGAATCGTCGCCGATGACGCGTTTGGATAAATTGTTCGCCAGGTGAACAATACGTTGTTCTTGCAGGTCGTGAATGACCACCTCGGCATAGGGGAAAAACAGCGTGGCGATGCTGTCAGCGACGTGCCGATAGCGGGTGAGCAAAAGCGCTTTGCCAGGTGCTGGAGTTTTGCTGGGCATGGTTGGGCCTGTGGAAGCACAAGAGGGCGGGGGGCGGTTGTTAGCTGAATGAGGGCGACCAGCGTGGCGCTGCGGGCGAACCTGCAACACCAGCCTGAGCATGGTCAAACCGGTGTTCCAGATTTACTCCCCGCGATTTACGCGCTCAACACCTGATGCAGCGCGTAGGCGATGGCCACGTCTTCCAGTCCCAAGCCAATCGAACGAAAGAACACATGCTTCTGGTAATCCGGCTTGTTACAACGCTGGTTAACCAGATCAGCCAGATCGCCAACCACGCTGGCGCTCGACCAGCCGCGCTCAGCAGCGGCGATAACCATTTCACCGGCGCTGCCTGGCGTGGTGAGTTTGTAATCGCAGTAGACATCCATGCCCGGCAGTGCGGAGGGTGGGATTTCATGGGCGCGGACCACGTTGGTGCTGATCGAGGTAATCAGCGCCGGTTTGGTCAGATGCGCCATATCCAGCACCGGCGTACCGGATGACGTACACAGCATGACTACATCGGCATCGTTTACGCAGGCAGCGGCCGAGGCGGCAATCTGCACGCGGCTATCGAGCGCCTGCAAAGTCGCTTGCCGTTCGGTGTCGGCATGCAGGTCGGGCGAAAACACGCTGATATCTGACCATTCACGCAGGCTGGCTACATGGCGTAAGTGCGCCTGACCGACGGCGCCGGAACCAATCAACGCCAGTTTGCCCGCGTGTGTCGGGGCCAGATAGTCGATGGCGAGCGCGGTGGCGCCAGCGGTGCGTTCGGTGGTCAGTTGGCCGGAGTCACACAGCAACAGGGGCTGGCCGGTTTGCATGGATATCAAGGTGGTCCAGGCGGTGATGACCGGGCGCCCGGGGGTGACGATATAAGGCGAGAGTTTGGCGCCGAACACACCGGCATGCGCCAGCACACCCAGATAAGTAATGAAGTCCCCCGCATCTTGCGGAAACAACGTCAGCGATTGTGGTGGTTGCACGGCCATGTTCTGGCCCAGTGCCCGAAAGGTGTCTTCCAGTACCTGACGAACATTGAGCCGCGGCAGCAGGGCACGCACGGTAGCGGCGTCGGCGATGCGCGGAGCGCAGAGTGCTGCTGTATTCATACTTCATTACCTTTTCTGGGTGATGCAAAAACTGTGTTCGGGGTCAGGGTTAACGGGTTGATCGGCCAGTGAGGCCCGGCGTTGTTGCCTAGAAATCCAGCAGCAGTTTGCCCGGTCGACGCTCCGCTGGCGGTGTATGGCCCGCCACAAACGCGGCGCGCTGACCTGGCCTTACCAACCGGTGCAATTGACGCACCACCAGCACGCCGTCCACTTCGCTGTGGACCGGAACCCGCTCGTTGAATAACTCGCCATCAATGGTGACGATCTCGGCAATCACTTCGCCCTTTTCCACCTGCTGGCCGGGGTCTTTCAGATAAACGATTACGCCGGAGCAAGGGCAGGGGATATGCACTGCCGCTTCCAGCGGATAGACCTGTGCTGCGCCGTGGGGCCGTGGACGGCCACTGCCACCTTCATGATTGAGCACGCTTTCCTGGGTGAGGAAATCAAGAATAGCCTCGGCGTCGCTTTGTGCCAGCTCATCGCTGATATCAATCTGGCCGCGCAATTCGACGGTGGCCGCAAAACCGGCGTTTTCAGCGCTGAACAATCCGGCTGCTTGCAATACGCCCCAGGCATTGGCATGCATCTGGTCAAATGAGCCACCACCGGCATCCAGTTCTTCGACCAGCACCACGGGCGAGCCCAACTGGTTGGCCAGGTTGCAGGCGCGGGTGGATTGCAGGCGCGAGGAATACAAATGGGCGATGGCGTCGGTGTCGCAATGCAGATCAAGCATGATGTCATGCGCCATAGCTAGCCGGGATAGTTCGAGCTTCATCGCCCCGGTAACGTGCCGTGGTGGCAGTTGCTGATCCAGTTGCTGCTGGAAAAACGCCTTCCAGTCACGCGTGGTCATGCCTTCGCCTTTACCTGCGTTGAGATGCTCACGTACGGCATCGGATAGCTGCGGGAAGTTGCGGTTGAAGTTCTCGCCGTTTTCCAGATCAAAGCGTCCAACCACCGGGCCAAACACCCGCTGTGCCATGCCGATCGGGTTGGCGTACGGCACCAGCGTAATGGAACCGGCGATGGCGCCTTGCTGGTCCAGTTGTTTCAACAGCAATAACAGATGCTGGATCACCAACAGGCCGGGGTGTTCGTCACCGTGTAGACCAGCCTGGATGTATGCACTCTTGCCCGAGTGCGGATTGCCAAAAGTATGGGTAATCAAGCGGGGAGCAATGCCAGGCCCCATGCCTGGCAGCGCAATTTCTTGTTTAAGGTAGCTCATAGGGTTTCCTCGATACCGTAAGAATTGACACTTCTGCATCGTCCTGGCGCTTGGGTGATCTTGGGCGCCCCGGGTGTTTTGCTTTGCCTCGCACCAGCACGTTCGGTATCGTGATTTGGAATTTATATCCATTGTGGACAAAAATTATCAATTTCACAATGCCGCTACCGGGCAAATTCATGCTGCAAGAAAGCGCTGGCTACGCTTTCAGCATATGTGAAATTTTCTGGCTTACCGGTTTAGTTTTTTGTTGAAAAAAACCAGGAAAATCAATGGTTCATTGTGGTCTGCATGCCATGGAGTTTTCTTGCGGTGCAACAAAAATGGCCGTTGCATTGCTGCAGAAAGTTTCCGGCGCCACCGGTCATGAATGGTTCAGTTGCGATAGTTTTCGTCGTGAACGCGCAAGATCGCGGTCGGCGGCTACTGGCAGTATTCCTGGAATCGAATCAACCCTGTTTGCGCATGGTTTCGTCAGGCTTGCCCGGCGGTGTTCATCTGCTTGTATGCGTAGCAA
This genomic interval from Silvimonas soli contains the following:
- a CDS encoding NAD-glutamate dehydrogenase domain-containing protein; its protein translation is MNSSVLQSTHSLKVTLVQRDAEQGIAIEQHPSIPALSALLPALHNMGLSVEREEQQERAGKFTHRSMLWLDEASSAQLGALNQSEKLADFLRRLFTAEAEDGRLNGLAVVAGLNAHEIMLIRAYASYLRQAGWHMSLRYMADCLRRQPFAVRAWLAYHHARLDPLLARDELQETTGKQLERVITALQDADAADLLEKLRQLVAATLRSNYFQHSTHDPLPSYLAFKLDAQSLDFLPKPRPFREIFVFSERFEGVHLRGGPVSRGGLRWSDRREDYRTEVLGLVKAQLVKNAVIVPTGAKGGFVCKLLPFDASRETIAEEGITCYRSFINALLDLTDNNIGGQINHPPHMVRHDAADPYLVVAADKGTASFSDTANAISIERGFWLGDAFASGGSNGYDHKKLGITAKGAWETAKVRFTEIGIDWTRDAFTAVGIGDMSGDVFGNGMLLMPHLRLIAAFDHRHIFIDPNPETSRAYAERERLFALPRSSWADYDQTLLSQGGGIWARTERNIPISPEIQQALGISDSKLNPEALIRAILAAPVTVLYNGGIGTYIKAASETHEQVRDRANDRIRLDAPEIRARMVVEGGNLGLTQAARIALAEQGVRVLTDAVDNSAGVDCSDHEVNLKILLQQAALAAPATSSLLASMAPAVEQAVLATNRAQARRIMRHRHVPGLIADPAALLKQLENSVNLDRALEQLPGNSTLAAREQQRLVEPELAVVLAYAKMAVKGAFINQEISLQPWHQYYLTRYFPQHVRSLGLAQHALAREIIGTRLANEIVDRAGISFAHDLTRQRQWPLAQVIEAFAFAYAALDLDSWLQQHDALITALPAATRHAIDEALEHSLADSVTALLSSPGTLSASSWEVFHTELGEFTRADDATPEQLPAQLRQRARRFTRLSAATPLIGAGHSAAKVLGTLDLVSQHTGSTAVATRLDQAQDQHALTTMARIDLLIASRVLARGETEVAESIQALGLSPALLQISALTPRQDEGVAVWREQLLAAVSALDEARFQRELGIYGR
- a CDS encoding helix-turn-helix transcriptional regulator, encoding MPSKTPAPGKALLLTRYRHVADSIATLFFPYAEVVIHDLQEQRIVHLANNLSKRVIGDDSALEEIEHASQQQVVGPYEKLNWDGRRMRSVSTVLFDDQHVAIGMMCINFNIAVFDDMRGALDLFIKGAGIIAQPAELFKDDWQERINSFLHRWLAERQLALNTLSRDHKQQLVEALYAEGAFQRKSAADYVANVLGMGRATVYKHVKRLKEEGG
- a CDS encoding succinylglutamate desuccinylase/aspartoacylase domain-containing protein: MSYLKQEIALPGMGPGIAPRLITHTFGNPHSGKSAYIQAGLHGDEHPGLLVIQHLLLLLKQLDQQGAIAGSITLVPYANPIGMAQRVFGPVVGRFDLENGENFNRNFPQLSDAVREHLNAGKGEGMTTRDWKAFFQQQLDQQLPPRHVTGAMKLELSRLAMAHDIMLDLHCDTDAIAHLYSSRLQSTRACNLANQLGSPVVLVEELDAGGGSFDQMHANAWGVLQAAGLFSAENAGFAATVELRGQIDISDELAQSDAEAILDFLTQESVLNHEGGSGRPRPHGAAQVYPLEAAVHIPCPCSGVIVYLKDPGQQVEKGEVIAEIVTIDGELFNERVPVHSEVDGVLVVRQLHRLVRPGQRAAFVAGHTPPAERRPGKLLLDF
- a CDS encoding ornithine cyclodeaminase family protein produces the protein MNTAALCAPRIADAATVRALLPRLNVRQVLEDTFRALGQNMAVQPPQSLTLFPQDAGDFITYLGVLAHAGVFGAKLSPYIVTPGRPVITAWTTLISMQTGQPLLLCDSGQLTTERTAGATALAIDYLAPTHAGKLALIGSGAVGQAHLRHVASLREWSDISVFSPDLHADTERQATLQALDSRVQIAASAAACVNDADVVMLCTSSGTPVLDMAHLTKPALITSISTNVVRAHEIPPSALPGMDVYCDYKLTTPGSAGEMVIAAAERGWSSASVVGDLADLVNQRCNKPDYQKHVFFRSIGLGLEDVAIAYALHQVLSA